In Actinomyces radicidentis, one genomic interval encodes:
- a CDS encoding glycoside hydrolase family 13 protein: MSTPTTAVQRHDTGAWWRDAVIYQVYPRSFADSDGDGVGDLPGITSHLDHLASLGVDAVWLSPFYPSPQVDAGYDVSDYFDVEPELGTLADFDALTARAHELGLRVVVDLVPNHTSDRHAWFEEALAAGPESPERDRYMFRFSEDVAPNNWGSLFGGPAWAPVEPLTGREEDRGWWYLHLFAPEQPDLNWDNEDVHAMFREFLRFWAVDHGVDGFRVDVAHGLVKAPGLPDDAVGPDRWGVVEPATEQGSGGAHDHGPKPPDSGPAFDQPGVHDVYREWRRVLNGIRPEVLLVAEAWVDPPSHRALYVREDEMSQAFSFDYLKAPWDAGAVRRVIETSIAENDAVGAPTTWVLSNHDVVRHASRFGYAPGTPTDAGIGPSDPQPDRELGLRRARAATLFMLGLPGGAYLYQGEELGLPEHTTMADDARQDPTWLRTGHKVRGRDGCRVPLPWTAEGPSLGFGPSGRTWLPQPAEWAVLAPTVQNGDPDSTLSMYRRALSLRRERSLGRGSAEVLDGTPEGVLAVRNGTTLLALNFGDAPAEIGSAGTVLARSTDGSTGGRVDRLRLEPCSAQWLALEDAG, from the coding sequence ATGAGTACTCCGACCACCGCCGTCCAGCGCCACGACACCGGTGCCTGGTGGCGCGACGCCGTCATCTACCAGGTCTACCCGCGCTCCTTCGCCGACTCCGACGGCGACGGCGTGGGCGACCTCCCCGGCATCACCTCGCACCTGGACCACCTCGCGTCCCTCGGCGTCGACGCCGTCTGGCTCTCGCCCTTCTACCCCTCGCCGCAGGTCGACGCCGGGTATGACGTCTCCGACTACTTCGACGTCGAGCCGGAGCTCGGCACGCTCGCCGACTTCGACGCCCTCACCGCCCGCGCCCACGAGCTCGGCCTGCGCGTGGTGGTCGACCTCGTTCCGAATCACACCTCGGACCGGCACGCGTGGTTCGAGGAGGCTCTTGCGGCCGGACCCGAGTCACCGGAGCGCGACCGCTACATGTTCCGCTTCAGCGAGGACGTCGCCCCGAACAACTGGGGCAGCCTGTTCGGGGGCCCCGCCTGGGCTCCCGTCGAGCCTCTCACGGGTCGTGAGGAGGACCGGGGCTGGTGGTACCTGCACCTCTTCGCCCCGGAGCAGCCCGACCTGAACTGGGACAACGAGGACGTCCACGCGATGTTCCGCGAGTTCCTGCGTTTCTGGGCCGTCGACCACGGCGTCGACGGATTCCGCGTCGACGTCGCCCACGGCCTCGTCAAGGCGCCCGGCCTGCCCGATGACGCCGTCGGCCCGGACCGCTGGGGGGTCGTGGAGCCCGCGACCGAGCAGGGATCCGGCGGGGCGCACGACCACGGTCCGAAGCCCCCGGACTCCGGGCCCGCCTTCGACCAGCCCGGTGTCCACGACGTCTACCGCGAGTGGCGCCGCGTCCTCAACGGCATCCGCCCGGAGGTCCTCCTCGTCGCCGAGGCGTGGGTGGACCCGCCCTCGCACCGCGCTCTCTACGTCCGCGAGGACGAGATGAGCCAGGCCTTCAGCTTCGACTACCTCAAGGCGCCGTGGGACGCCGGCGCCGTCCGTCGAGTCATTGAGACCTCGATCGCGGAGAACGACGCCGTCGGAGCCCCGACGACCTGGGTCCTGTCCAACCACGACGTCGTCCGGCACGCCTCCCGCTTCGGCTACGCACCCGGCACCCCGACCGACGCCGGCATCGGCCCGAGCGACCCGCAGCCGGACCGTGAGCTCGGCCTGCGCCGCGCCCGCGCGGCGACCCTCTTCATGCTCGGCCTGCCCGGCGGCGCCTACCTCTACCAGGGGGAGGAGCTCGGCCTGCCCGAGCACACCACCATGGCTGACGACGCCCGTCAGGACCCCACGTGGCTGCGCACCGGCCACAAGGTTCGCGGGCGCGACGGCTGCCGCGTGCCCCTGCCGTGGACGGCCGAGGGGCCCAGCCTCGGCTTCGGCCCTAGCGGGCGCACCTGGTTGCCGCAGCCCGCCGAGTGGGCGGTTCTCGCTCCGACGGTTCAGAACGGCGACCCTGACTCGACGCTGTCGATGTACCGGCGGGCCCTCTCCCTCCGGCGCGAGCGCTCCCTCGGGCGCGGCTCGGCCGAGGTCCTCGACGGCACGCCTGAGGGCGTCCTCGCCGTGCGCAACGGCACGACGCTCCTCGCCCTCAACTTCGGGGACGCACCTGCCGAGATCGGCTCCGCCGGAACCGTGCTGGCGCGTTCCACCGACGGCTCCACCGGTGGGCGGGTCGATCGGCTGCGCCTCGAGCCCTGCTCCGCGCAGTGGCTCGCGCTCGAGGACGCCGGCTGA